One genomic region from Puniceicoccus vermicola encodes:
- a CDS encoding SHD1 domain-containing protein encodes MSLDRLLMPALALLLSVLSPSWADASDEIRTWTSADGREIQASLLSIDGDSIEIRRSDGFRFSIGLDQLSEADREFIEDLKKKSLQEAIDWRKPQNSESYDIRGVRESRMSGYIKTEEGWEQEIEAIEVIVEYEGDRNQIQGNVCAYFYDRDDILIQKYPRSARYEVKTNEYADPVKKLTQGERYEYYFPLSKFLVERDWKTVLIVFSGPDGMSAETDPKSSFEPFAFDEKKKLFPAWDGRPTEDSPGPRGPVGDYTLVIDKVKKSKWDDSMWFNEDWRHGRDCIETRVKVEDAVPFSEVKIHLYLYDKDNRKVGQRKIPSMVHIGNREYVKVAKIAEEDEWYPAVFALDKELEDLDWRTAVVTFSIGDQCVAEVYSRSGATIEDLSFPEKSHLSHP; translated from the coding sequence ATGAGTTTGGATCGACTGTTGATGCCTGCCCTGGCTCTTCTTTTGAGCGTTCTCAGCCCTTCCTGGGCAGATGCTTCTGATGAGATCAGGACATGGACCAGCGCCGACGGGCGAGAGATTCAAGCGAGTCTGCTCAGCATTGATGGAGATTCGATTGAAATACGCCGCAGTGATGGATTCCGCTTTTCTATTGGGCTGGATCAACTCTCCGAAGCTGACCGTGAATTCATTGAAGATCTGAAGAAGAAGAGCCTGCAGGAAGCCATTGATTGGAGGAAACCGCAGAATTCCGAATCCTATGACATTCGTGGTGTTCGTGAATCGCGAATGTCCGGTTACATTAAAACCGAAGAAGGTTGGGAACAGGAAATTGAAGCCATTGAGGTCATCGTCGAATATGAAGGCGACCGGAACCAAATCCAAGGCAATGTTTGTGCCTATTTCTATGATCGAGACGACATCTTGATTCAGAAATATCCACGCTCTGCCCGATATGAGGTAAAAACGAATGAGTATGCCGATCCCGTAAAAAAGCTCACTCAAGGCGAGCGATATGAATACTATTTTCCTCTTTCGAAGTTTTTGGTCGAACGGGACTGGAAGACGGTTCTTATCGTTTTTTCAGGCCCGGACGGAATGTCGGCCGAGACTGACCCGAAATCAAGCTTCGAACCGTTCGCTTTCGACGAAAAGAAAAAACTTTTTCCAGCTTGGGACGGTCGTCCCACGGAAGATTCTCCGGGTCCTCGCGGCCCCGTTGGAGATTATACCCTCGTCATCGACAAGGTCAAAAAGTCCAAATGGGACGACTCGATGTGGTTCAATGAGGATTGGCGTCATGGACGCGATTGCATTGAGACCCGCGTGAAAGTTGAGGACGCCGTGCCTTTTTCCGAAGTAAAGATCCACCTCTACTTGTATGACAAAGACAACCGAAAGGTTGGGCAGCGAAAGATCCCGTCGATGGTCCACATTGGAAATCGCGAGTATGTGAAGGTTGCAAAAATTGCCGAAGAAGACGAATGGTATCCAGCGGTCTTCGCTCTCGATAAGGAACTGGAGGATCTCGATTGGCGGACGGCAGTCGTCACTTTCTCCATTGGCGATCAATGTGTTGCCGAAGTCTATTCGCGTTCGGGAGCGACAATCGAAGATCTTTCTTTTCCGGAGAAAAGCCATCTGTCGCATCCGTAA
- the panB gene encoding 3-methyl-2-oxobutanoate hydroxymethyltransferase — protein MKITTKTIRELKGDRPISAVTAYDFPTTVYADEAGIDLILVGDSVGTTVLGYSTTVPVTLEMMEHHAAAVLRAVPDALVVVDLPFAEASLEREHVLRASRRFLQMGAGAVKLEGGVAQQDLRSYLVDAGIPVLGHIGLLPQRIQVEGAYRKYGRSEAEAEQILADAESVEASGCFACIGEMIDPILSGEIRDRLSIPLIGIGCGPECDGQILVSHDMLGLGTEKVPSFVKVYAELGPQIRRSFEAYREDVLENRFPS, from the coding sequence GTGAAAATAACGACCAAAACAATTCGTGAACTCAAGGGGGATCGACCGATATCCGCGGTCACTGCCTATGATTTTCCGACGACTGTTTACGCGGACGAAGCTGGCATCGATCTGATCCTGGTTGGAGATTCTGTCGGCACGACGGTCCTGGGCTATTCAACGACCGTACCCGTTACCCTCGAGATGATGGAACACCATGCAGCAGCCGTCTTGCGTGCGGTCCCCGATGCCTTGGTCGTAGTCGATCTACCTTTTGCCGAAGCCTCGCTCGAGCGGGAGCACGTGCTCCGGGCTTCCCGCCGGTTTCTACAGATGGGTGCCGGAGCCGTAAAACTTGAGGGCGGGGTCGCCCAGCAGGATCTTCGATCTTACCTTGTCGATGCCGGTATCCCGGTTCTCGGACATATTGGACTTCTCCCACAGCGGATTCAGGTCGAGGGGGCCTATCGAAAATACGGCCGGAGTGAGGCGGAAGCGGAACAGATTCTCGCGGACGCAGAATCCGTTGAAGCCTCGGGTTGTTTCGCCTGCATTGGCGAGATGATCGACCCCATTCTTTCCGGTGAGATTCGAGATCGCCTCTCGATCCCCTTAATCGGCATTGGTTGCGGGCCGGAGTGTGACGGGCAGATTCTGGTCAGCCACGACATGCTGGGTCTCGGCACCGAAAAAGTGCCCAGCTTTGTCAAAGTTTATGCGGAGCTTGGCCCGCAGATTCGTCGTTCCTTCGAAGCTTACCGCGAGGACGTTCTTGAAAACCGTTTCCCATCATGA
- a CDS encoding DUF4838 domain-containing protein, with translation MIRNRCLSYVSLLFPDLLLFWSPVLSSRKGKSLRILGGVCLLVISAGVSGLGAGPHRFPAKQEFPGFFSIFSPKSPETVILLPLVASERLEEAVEEFQDRVYEMGGPWIRSTRDDRDLTGFSVIQFRRSVDRAPMTSPNGEEGSFRIKVGRKNLTIEALDDIGWEFGLYTLLDEFGGVRWYWPGEEGTYTPKRDRWKVPYGSYDYAPAYVSRQLTGLHSREEKLWGRHNRLHATFSFMHNLWRIFDREFFLEHPEALAVDWDPADPPPPGDRFWRTQPDLSSPVVIEAAAEAAREAFREDPSLVSFALGTNDNTDFGDSPGIREWTRPMSYFRDLPDYSDLVFQFMNRVADQVSPEFPDRYLGCLAYMWSENVPSFPVRSTVLPYLTADRSHGYDVDFTEEDRELVQKWTEAGPRIIGVYDYIHGAPHPFPRRANLLIGQRIRDMHEAGVKAYRGEISPIWPFHGEVPWMVARMLWNPDLKPGELEREFWTDFFGPAAETMGAFYDRARDAWMTQEGSAVWIKYFYDEGGVDVFTDEDLEEMTGLLETALAEVGDGLYRDRVQSVWDTWQLTLAAAQFQNARRQLVLTQELSGAIPFYEMLMARKWWDVISTKVSRHPWSRQASRSRLTFSDPSYHAARNLLVGAEPENRKILADQIEMEAHRLNDGLAFSMFHFAELATDSEKKEIILQGPIRESAGEIRITGPEPWERALDPPWQLKLSPSGRVSIDYVSTGDAVSLRIEDAYAAGLKFEFPLIAPRVDNLTEFYEAEINLSAQISLGNRTEVKFQWLDDEGKSLGSTRAIRLPTHGNPYPLRLSVLGVPAKGAVRGVLVISTVRQEEGDWLSLSSIEIVRFPLR, from the coding sequence ATGATCCGAAACCGTTGTCTGAGCTACGTTTCATTGCTTTTCCCCGATCTTCTCCTTTTCTGGAGTCCAGTGTTATCGTCACGGAAAGGAAAAAGCCTAAGAATCCTCGGAGGAGTCTGCCTCTTGGTGATTTCAGCAGGGGTCTCGGGACTCGGGGCGGGGCCGCATCGGTTCCCGGCGAAACAGGAATTTCCCGGTTTTTTCTCCATCTTCTCTCCGAAAAGCCCTGAAACGGTAATTCTTCTGCCCCTTGTCGCTTCTGAACGACTGGAGGAAGCCGTCGAAGAATTTCAGGATCGGGTCTATGAAATGGGAGGTCCTTGGATCCGATCGACTCGGGATGATCGCGATTTGACCGGCTTTTCTGTGATTCAATTCAGGCGGAGTGTGGACCGAGCCCCAATGACTTCACCCAACGGCGAAGAGGGTAGCTTTCGTATCAAGGTCGGGAGAAAGAATCTCACGATCGAAGCCTTGGACGACATTGGATGGGAATTCGGTCTCTACACTCTCTTGGATGAATTCGGGGGAGTGCGCTGGTATTGGCCGGGAGAGGAGGGGACCTATACGCCGAAACGGGATCGATGGAAGGTTCCTTACGGAAGCTATGATTATGCGCCGGCATACGTTTCCCGGCAGTTGACGGGGCTTCATAGCCGTGAGGAGAAGCTTTGGGGCCGACACAACCGACTTCACGCCACCTTTTCGTTTATGCACAATCTTTGGCGAATCTTTGACCGGGAGTTCTTTCTGGAGCATCCCGAAGCCCTCGCCGTCGATTGGGATCCGGCTGATCCACCTCCGCCGGGAGACCGTTTCTGGCGAACTCAACCCGATCTAAGCTCCCCCGTCGTTATCGAGGCTGCGGCGGAAGCTGCCCGGGAAGCATTTCGTGAGGATCCTTCGCTGGTTTCCTTTGCCCTCGGTACTAACGATAATACCGATTTTGGCGATAGCCCAGGCATCCGGGAATGGACGCGTCCGATGAGCTATTTCCGCGATCTGCCTGATTATTCCGATTTGGTTTTCCAGTTTATGAACCGGGTTGCGGATCAGGTCTCGCCGGAATTTCCCGACCGTTATCTTGGATGCCTCGCCTACATGTGGAGTGAGAATGTCCCCAGTTTCCCGGTGAGATCGACCGTATTGCCCTATCTTACGGCCGACCGCAGCCATGGATACGATGTGGATTTTACCGAAGAGGATCGGGAACTCGTTCAAAAGTGGACCGAGGCCGGCCCGCGAATCATTGGAGTCTACGACTATATTCATGGAGCCCCTCATCCCTTCCCCAGAAGGGCCAATCTCCTCATCGGGCAACGGATTCGCGATATGCACGAAGCTGGAGTGAAGGCCTATCGGGGTGAAATCTCTCCCATTTGGCCTTTTCATGGCGAGGTCCCGTGGATGGTGGCGCGCATGCTTTGGAACCCGGATTTGAAGCCCGGGGAACTCGAGCGGGAATTTTGGACCGATTTCTTCGGACCGGCCGCAGAAACCATGGGGGCCTTTTACGATCGTGCCCGCGATGCTTGGATGACCCAGGAAGGCTCGGCGGTCTGGATCAAATATTTCTATGATGAGGGTGGCGTTGACGTGTTCACGGATGAGGACCTCGAGGAGATGACCGGTCTTCTGGAAACGGCCTTGGCTGAGGTGGGCGATGGATTGTACCGGGACAGGGTTCAATCGGTTTGGGATACGTGGCAACTCACGCTGGCCGCTGCCCAGTTTCAGAACGCTCGCCGTCAGCTCGTCCTCACTCAGGAACTCTCTGGTGCGATACCTTTTTATGAAATGCTGATGGCACGGAAATGGTGGGATGTGATTTCGACCAAGGTTTCGCGGCATCCCTGGTCCCGTCAGGCATCCCGTAGCCGACTGACTTTTTCGGATCCCAGCTATCATGCCGCTCGCAATTTGCTCGTGGGAGCTGAGCCCGAAAACCGAAAGATCCTCGCCGATCAAATCGAGATGGAGGCCCATCGATTGAATGACGGCCTTGCCTTTTCCATGTTTCATTTCGCGGAGTTGGCCACGGACAGCGAAAAGAAAGAGATCATCCTGCAAGGACCGATTCGCGAATCGGCCGGGGAGATCCGAATCACTGGGCCGGAGCCTTGGGAGCGGGCGCTGGATCCTCCGTGGCAGTTGAAGCTCAGCCCTTCCGGGCGGGTATCGATTGACTATGTCTCTACCGGTGATGCGGTGTCCCTTCGGATTGAGGATGCCTACGCGGCCGGGCTCAAATTTGAGTTCCCTTTAATCGCGCCAAGGGTCGATAACCTTACTGAATTCTACGAAGCGGAAATCAATTTATCCGCGCAGATATCGTTGGGAAACCGGACTGAAGTAAAGTTCCAGTGGTTGGATGACGAGGGAAAATCCCTGGGATCGACGCGTGCGATTCGCCTCCCGACCCATGGCAATCCCTATCCGTTACGTCTCAGTGTTCTCGGGGTTCCCGCAAAGGGAGCGGTGCGAGGGGTGCTAGTCATTTCGACAGTTCGCCAGGAGGAGGGAGATTGGCTTTCCTTGTCCTCGATCGAAATCGTCCGATTCCCTTTGCGGTAG
- a CDS encoding NAD(P)H-dependent glycerol-3-phosphate dehydrogenase → MNFAVLGAGAWGTALALHLDRCGHTVTLVSRRLEHAAEMASSRENKDYLPGAKIPPSLQLGHEIMPALMEADAVILACPAKALRNLCEEIASMRESSWGISAVIAVCKGLDPQSLDLPVEVLKEVLPHYPAGVLSGPTHAGGLAEGLPSAAVLAFAEDSQWIRDLQGAFSNDAFRLYFSDDPIGVSLAGSLKNIFAIACGCCDGLGLGDNAKAALLTRSLAEMVEIGTTLGGKRETFSGLSGVGDLVATSYGPWSRNRTFGENLAKGKLVEDQLKDRKTVVEGALSVRWYRERCRKMEISTPILDEVYSLVYEEKDPSHALRDLMSRQLKSE, encoded by the coding sequence ATGAATTTTGCCGTTCTTGGAGCTGGTGCTTGGGGCACCGCACTCGCGCTACACCTCGATCGCTGCGGTCACACGGTGACCTTGGTTTCCCGCCGGTTGGAGCATGCCGCCGAAATGGCCTCTTCCCGGGAGAATAAGGACTATCTTCCAGGGGCTAAGATTCCACCGTCGCTTCAACTGGGCCATGAGATCATGCCAGCCCTAATGGAAGCGGATGCGGTGATTCTCGCTTGCCCGGCAAAGGCCCTAAGGAATCTCTGTGAGGAAATTGCCTCGATGCGCGAATCCTCATGGGGGATCTCGGCGGTGATCGCCGTCTGCAAAGGGCTGGACCCTCAGTCGCTGGATCTACCGGTTGAAGTCCTCAAAGAAGTTCTCCCTCATTATCCCGCTGGAGTTTTGAGCGGTCCGACACACGCGGGCGGTTTAGCGGAGGGGTTGCCCTCTGCCGCGGTATTGGCCTTTGCCGAAGATTCGCAGTGGATTCGTGACCTTCAAGGGGCATTCAGTAACGATGCGTTTCGCCTCTATTTTTCGGACGATCCCATTGGGGTTTCCCTTGCGGGGAGCCTGAAGAATATTTTCGCGATCGCCTGTGGTTGCTGTGATGGTCTCGGTCTGGGCGACAATGCCAAAGCTGCGCTGCTCACCCGGAGTCTCGCTGAAATGGTTGAAATCGGAACCACCCTGGGCGGAAAACGCGAAACCTTCTCTGGTTTAAGCGGAGTCGGCGATCTCGTGGCCACAAGTTATGGTCCGTGGAGCCGAAATCGCACATTTGGCGAGAATCTGGCCAAAGGGAAATTGGTCGAGGATCAGCTTAAAGATCGGAAGACGGTGGTCGAAGGGGCTCTTTCAGTGCGATGGTACCGAGAACGCTGCCGGAAGATGGAGATCAGCACTCCGATTCTCGATGAGGTCTATTCACTGGTCTACGAAGAAAAAGATCCGAGTCACGCTCTCCGCGATTTGATGTCGCGGCAGTTGAAGTCCGAATAG
- a CDS encoding efflux RND transporter periplasmic adaptor subunit, with protein MNLRILPLFLFSLALLPGCKEKKPQQASTPPTVEVISASETDLPVYREIVATLQGPVNTKIKPKIQGYLLTQEYEDGALVKKDDLLFTIDPSTYEIDVQQAKANVEVQEANLVKAELTVQRDQELIKADAISQKQLDNAVQERDAVKAQVAASKAALNQAKLNLSYCKIYAPIAGIVGKASTDIGDLVGPTQVLATMSNLDPIQAVFYIPERAYMSRAERLQELVKIPLSERPEDIELVMADGSIYKHKGRFQFINRQIDSGTGTIGVYVLFANPNSILRPGQYAMVRIKINTLKDIIKIPQRAIVETQGMSSVYTVNSDDTVASVPVKLGETSGSNVVVTSGLKTGDTVIVEGIQKVKKGAKVKTTLFKSSSSDSSDSSSSSSNSSASSSQSSTSSSGSDSSSGSSSSSDSSSSSADSSQGTQS; from the coding sequence ATGAACCTTCGCATCCTTCCACTCTTTCTTTTCTCACTCGCCCTTTTGCCGGGGTGCAAAGAGAAGAAGCCGCAGCAAGCCAGCACTCCGCCAACCGTTGAGGTTATCTCCGCGAGCGAGACCGACCTTCCCGTCTATCGCGAAATCGTGGCAACTCTGCAGGGTCCCGTTAACACGAAAATCAAACCGAAGATCCAGGGCTACCTTCTCACTCAGGAGTACGAGGACGGTGCTCTCGTAAAGAAGGACGATCTCCTCTTCACCATCGATCCTTCGACTTACGAAATCGATGTCCAGCAAGCAAAGGCGAACGTCGAGGTCCAAGAGGCCAATTTGGTGAAAGCCGAGCTTACGGTCCAACGCGACCAGGAGCTGATCAAGGCCGACGCCATCAGTCAGAAGCAGCTTGATAACGCAGTCCAGGAACGGGACGCGGTCAAAGCTCAGGTCGCCGCTTCCAAGGCGGCTTTGAATCAGGCAAAGCTGAATCTCAGCTACTGCAAAATTTACGCTCCTATCGCAGGGATCGTCGGAAAAGCCTCGACCGATATCGGGGATCTGGTTGGCCCCACTCAAGTCTTGGCGACGATGTCCAACCTCGATCCCATTCAAGCGGTTTTCTACATTCCTGAACGCGCTTACATGAGCCGCGCCGAGCGTCTGCAAGAACTGGTCAAGATTCCCCTCTCCGAGCGTCCAGAGGACATTGAACTGGTGATGGCGGATGGATCCATTTACAAACACAAGGGACGTTTCCAGTTCATTAACCGTCAGATCGACTCCGGCACCGGCACGATTGGTGTCTACGTTCTCTTTGCCAACCCGAACAGCATTCTCCGCCCGGGCCAATACGCCATGGTCAGGATCAAGATCAATACCCTTAAGGATATCATCAAGATCCCCCAGCGGGCCATCGTCGAAACCCAGGGAATGTCCAGCGTTTACACCGTTAATAGCGATGACACCGTCGCCTCGGTGCCGGTTAAGCTCGGGGAAACATCCGGTAGCAACGTAGTCGTCACCTCGGGCCTCAAAACGGGCGATACCGTCATCGTTGAAGGAATTCAGAAGGTGAAGAAAGGCGCGAAGGTCAAGACCACCCTTTTTAAATCGTCGTCTTCCGACTCCAGTGACTCCTCCTCGAGCTCCAGTAACTCCTCCGCCAGCTCTTCTCAAAGCTCAACTTCTTCGAGCGGTTCCGATTCGTCCTCCGGGTCCTCCTCCTCTTCTGACTCTTCTTCTTCATCCGCGGATTCCAGCCAAGGCACTCAGTCTTGA
- a CDS encoding TolC family protein — protein MRSDTAFRTPLTLLGGIIFLLIAVGCSIPQPDPQKEMGELAPTESWDSSKDTGEVPDDWLSAFNDPVLIDLVNEAQEANPNLAATAASLSAAIAEARQANAALFPELDLQAGAQQTHRFELTQQDELLQYEKNQTTLGVGLALSWELDVWRRVSDASKSAAFAASATAADYAFARQSLAAQVTKGWFQAVTNKLQYELANQFVSNFEEALRIATARFNAGEVSAQDVYSAQADVANARQSALQALYSTRSSIRSLEILLGRYPSADLSLADSLSIDLPPVPAGLPSSLLQRRPDLIAADRNVSSAFYFTKSAAAARLPQFSLTASYQSSAENFGDLFDASSMLTNLGINLFQPLFDAGLRKNQFLQAEAQQMVAVAQYKQTALDAFQEVEDTLSLESSLEEQVKQLGIASDNLQKAAKVAEIRYKEGETDMTSYLVVQRQSLQSQSNLITSRGSILTNRVDLYLALGGNFEAGPINDSPAPPPLPSQKNESSKQK, from the coding sequence ATGCGTTCCGATACTGCTTTTCGTACACCTCTGACCTTACTCGGAGGAATAATTTTCCTGCTCATTGCAGTAGGTTGCTCGATCCCTCAGCCCGACCCTCAGAAGGAGATGGGCGAGCTAGCTCCGACCGAAAGCTGGGATTCGAGCAAAGATACCGGCGAAGTCCCCGACGATTGGCTTTCCGCTTTCAACGATCCGGTCCTGATCGACTTGGTCAATGAAGCTCAGGAAGCCAACCCCAACCTTGCCGCAACCGCAGCCTCCCTTTCCGCCGCTATCGCAGAAGCCCGCCAGGCCAACGCGGCCCTCTTCCCTGAGCTCGACCTTCAGGCTGGCGCGCAGCAGACCCACCGTTTCGAACTCACTCAGCAGGATGAACTCCTCCAGTATGAGAAAAATCAGACGACTCTAGGCGTCGGACTTGCCCTGAGCTGGGAACTCGATGTTTGGCGGCGCGTTTCCGATGCGTCCAAAAGCGCTGCCTTCGCCGCATCGGCGACTGCGGCAGACTATGCTTTCGCCCGCCAGAGCCTCGCTGCGCAGGTCACCAAGGGTTGGTTCCAAGCCGTGACCAACAAGCTTCAGTATGAGCTGGCGAATCAGTTTGTCTCGAATTTTGAAGAAGCTCTCCGGATTGCCACAGCCCGCTTCAATGCGGGGGAGGTTTCGGCGCAGGACGTCTACTCCGCCCAAGCCGATGTCGCCAATGCCCGTCAATCCGCCCTACAGGCCCTCTACTCAACCCGGTCTTCGATTCGCAGCCTGGAAATCCTCCTCGGCCGCTATCCCTCCGCCGATCTTTCGCTTGCGGATTCTCTCTCCATCGATCTCCCCCCGGTTCCGGCCGGGCTTCCCTCGAGCCTACTCCAACGCCGCCCGGACCTGATCGCTGCTGACCGCAACGTATCCTCCGCCTTCTACTTCACCAAATCCGCCGCCGCGGCGCGACTCCCCCAGTTCTCGCTCACCGCCAGCTATCAATCGAGCGCTGAGAATTTTGGCGATCTTTTCGATGCCTCCTCCATGCTGACCAACTTGGGGATCAACCTCTTCCAGCCGCTCTTTGACGCCGGACTCCGCAAGAACCAGTTCCTGCAAGCCGAAGCGCAACAAATGGTGGCAGTGGCCCAATATAAGCAGACAGCTCTCGACGCTTTTCAGGAAGTCGAGGACACCCTTTCGCTTGAATCGTCGCTGGAAGAGCAGGTCAAGCAGCTGGGGATCGCATCTGACAATCTCCAAAAGGCTGCCAAGGTTGCTGAAATCCGATACAAGGAAGGGGAAACTGACATGACCAGTTACTTGGTGGTCCAACGTCAATCGCTCCAATCCCAGTCGAACCTCATCACCTCCCGCGGTTCCATTCTCACGAACCGCGTCGATCTTTACCTTGCGTTGGGAGGCAATTTCGAAGCCGGCCCAATCAACGACTCACCGGCACCGCCTCCCCTTCCTTCACAGAAGAACGAATCCTCGAAGCAAAAATGA